CGGTAACAATAAAATTCTTTTCATCAGCTTACTGAAACCAGATAAGTTATGGGGTGTGGTGATCACATACAACAAGATGGGTGGACTTGTAAGATTAAAGCAACATGATCCTGTCGAATTTGATTTTaggaaaaaatgcacttttcatcctcaaaggttgggttgatgaccaatttcgtcctcaaaGTTTCACCAAGAatacatttcatcctcaaagttcctGAATTTTGGCAAATTAGGGACAATTGACAGAATAACACTCCATTTGGACGGAAATCTGCACGTAAGAAGCATGCCCCGTTAGAACCAACTTTGCACCCAACAAAAAACGGGTAAAACCTGTTCTTGCTTCATTTATGTCCTCTCCGCTCCTCTACTTGTTGTAGTCGTAAAAAAATTTCTAGCCACCCTCACCATTCTAAATCTAGTCATTTGCTGGCAAGAAGGTTGACATAAATGGTCGACATCCACTTATTTATGGGTTATAGATTACTTGGATTTGAGTATCTATACAAATGCATTAAATTAGCCCAgcccatttaatttaatttaaattttattttttacctatcaaaaaaatatataatagagGAAACCCTATTTGCAAAAatagaggaaagccataaaaagCTGGTAGGCTGTTGTTTCTTTATCTTGTATAGAAACTACCAAATGTTTATAACTTtaattttagggataattttagaaacctcagAGGAGGTTTTTGACTATTGCAGGTAGGTCCCCTCTAATTTAAAAGATTACACCTACCTTCTCTACCATTAGCATTTCAGTAACAATATAAACCCACTATACTAAATTTGTcctaaaaaccctaaaataccCCTTTGTTAGTTAGAAAGGGGGAAAACTCACTCATGAATTTCTTCCACATCGTGACTACTGCAATCGGCATAACTACCAACCTAACGAAGTCAATAAGCCACTTTAACTTAATCCTCATATTCTGATAATTTCGAAAGCCCAACTTTGCAGTTCTAAAGTTTCCTGTGCAAATCAATTATGACAATTAACATTTGCATTCAACCTAATCTTTATCTTCAAATTTTTTTGCCTGAATTTTGCATCTAAATTGACCAATGTCATTATTCAAACAATTAAAATGGATGCAACCTTGTTGATGCTAAAATAATCTAACCCACCAAAAATACCAACATGGAGCAACCAAAAGCAACATTAGAGACCACATTCTATGTTTTTAGGCAAATTTGATTATAGTTCTTGTAtaccaaaattctttttttttttttttgcacaattGGTATAATAATGTAATCTTCCTCAAtctatgtttcttttttagctatcattttattttcttgtttataCTCTGTATCACCACCATTCTTTTCATCTTCATTTAGTTTGACAATAAATATGCTTTGACAACTTGTCATTTAgcaatttcaattcaataatacttacaaaaaaggaaaacaaaaaaaaaaagagaggatctATTTCCATGATAATGAGGATTCGGGATGTATTAGATGGTTGTGTAGATGGTGACTATAGAAAAAATTGGACTATGAAATACaggagagaaaagataagagaaAGGATCGAAGAGAGAGAATAAGAGTTTGTTTTATGTGGTAGCCGTTGTTTTAAAATGAAAGATTAGTCTTAGTTGTAGGCTTTTTAGAAATTATCTATAAGTGAAGGATATTATAGCCATTTTACTGCATGAATGGAGAATAGTGTAATTATTCAAAACTAAGGGAGgtgagtgaaattgtcagaaaccttaaggggaggtttttgaaattatccctttcatTTATCTTGTCCAAAAATTATCACCTCTTTATAACTTCTTTTTTTACCTTCTctagaaatgaaaaaaatactaGCTATGCATGGGATTCTTTATGGCCTTCTTTTATTTCCCATAAACTATCAGCTATTTGTTGCTTTCGTCCATTTGAAAAAACTACAAGTTATTTATGGGTATGATTTTcagtttcaaacaaaaataggcattatataaaaaaaaaccacTAGCTGTTTTTATCTTCATGCTGATTTACATGTCAATAACGTAAGAAGGAAAATGTTGGTAGAGTTTTCTGCCTTAAATTTTAACAATCCGAAGTAGCAACCAAACTGGATATTGTAAACAAATTAATATAACCAACTAAAACGATCAAAAAAGAAGAGGCATAGACTTGTCAAAAGTGCATTCGAAGTGGTCCTTGACATGGCTCCTACTGAATAAGGaccataaataaaataaagcaatGGTACAAAATTTAGAATCCAAAAGTTATAACACTAGTGTCTGCACTTCCGAACGGGTTTTATCCCTTTTTTGTTGGTTCTAACAGAACATACTTCTCACATGTAACTTTCCATCCAAATTGAATGTTATTCTGTCAATTGTCCCTAATTGGCCAAAATTCaggaactttgaggatgaaatgtatTCTTGATGAAACTTTGAGGCCGAAATTGGTCATCAACccaactttgaggatgaaaagtgcatttttccctttgattttataagtttagCAAATTACACTATCAGCATTTACGAATTCTATCATGCTTACAGCAGACATATTTGTTATTTTCCCCAAAGGCAACACTGTTAAATCAGCTAATTGACCCCAAATGAATAAATTGGGAAATCCATCATACTATTGTGAGGtatttaaaaactaatttttttgaTGATACAATAAGAAAAAGTTTGTGAAACAAAACTTTGGGGTAAAATATCCTGAAAACACAGTGTAGACATAAATATTGACGTAAAATTGAACGTCAAAAATGCAATGCATTTTCTGTCCGGCCCTAAAAGCTCTTGGAGTACCGCCAATGATCTGGTGATTTCCGCGATTTCTCCCTCCTGATTTCCTTGTCTACTTCAATAGCTTGCTCAAGCTCTTCTGCACTGGATTCTCTACATTTCAATTCTTTGACCGGAATACCGTACTTGCTAGCTTCATCAAGAATAGCACTCTTTTGGGGGTTGGTGGGACTGTAAACAACTTCATGGGTGTAAGTCCCTAATTTCCTCAGTACCCAAACGCACCGAACATCAGATGGTTCATCTGATAACACTCCAATAGGATTATCTCCAATTATTCTCATCTTGCCTCTTAAGTCACCATTTACCATACCATTCCATTGATTCTTGAAAAATTTGAATTGATCGGAATGCTTCTTGATATCTTTCTTGATATATGGGATCTGATTTCGTGTAGCCaatttcatttgcatcccaaGCTCTTGTATCTTCTGTGAATGAGTCTCTTGTTGGTTCAGCAACCATGCAAGATGGAGCAATATGGGTTTCAGTGTAGGATAGTCATCCCTTAAGCTCATAGGAGTGGTCATTTTCGTTGATATGCAGACACAAGAAACAACTGcttcttgttttttgttttttgttgatATAGGGAGGGAAAAAACTCCTTGATACTGAATCTTGAGAGATCAAGATTCGAAATAGGGGGAGAGTAGAACTTGAAAAGGGATGGAAATGGGAGAAGAGAAAAGGTTTCTCTGTATCAATACTTAATGAAGATGAAGAGAGATAGAAGAGGGGAAGCGAGAGGAAGGTGTTTGCAGAAGAAAAGTTTGGATTACAGAGAGTATAAGACTGATGATTTGGTTTAATAAGCAGAGAATTGTAGTAGAAAGTATGCGGTTGTAAGAAAGAAATGTAGATAAAGATGTACAGTCGTCCTCAGCTTTGGTTTGGATTCTGTTTTGAAAATAAGCATCAAATACCACCGTTTCTATTAAAGTTTATTCCCAAATCCTAATAAGTAGTGATTTTAATTAATACAATTTCCGAAGTTGTGATTTTTTGGttgcaagtacaaaatgtgtCAGGAAGAGATATAATTGGCCCCATACTAAAGCTATTTCATAACACCATAAATTAAACGGGACAGAAGTTATGGTTAATTATCTTCTAATCCTAATGGTTATATGACTGGAACAAGTTTGCGATTGTGAAGCTTTTGAACTTGTCTTCATGGTATGGGAACGAATTCTAGGGAAAAGAGCTGCCTGATGAGGAAAACACAATCTTTACTTAAATACTACTCTACTAGTTAGCTGTACTTCTTATGGAGTCAATACATGTGTTtgtgggataattttagaaacctcctgTGAGGTTTTGTTACAATTTCACATGTTTCTGTGAAGTTTTGAAAATCTCATATGCCCCtcttatttggaataattttgtaATATATCGGTCtaattttgcaaaatgtgaaataaaaaactGTTTTTGGGATAGAGAATTGAATTTTGTACCAAGAATGCTCTTTTTATTTCCTCCAACaatttttctaaagaaaatattatgtcaattaaaagttgaaatacaaaaataaataaataaatagggCATAGGTGAAAGTTTATGCATAATGTAGCATTTACAGGAGCAATCTTAAGATGATTAGAAGCACCAATGGCTACTTCTTGTTACGGCTAATTTTCATGCTAACTGAACAGAATAAAAGTCCAACATCTAAGCCATGTACTATTGTATTTAATAGTTTATGTTGCAACTAAATCCCTTTATATCACTCAATGGCTATTTGTCCACATCATAAACATATTATTTCCATGATCAATAATAAAAAGTATTAAAAAAAGTGTAGGTTTTATGTTACTTGTCCACCTACAACTGATTATAACCTAAACAATATCATCTAAGCGTGATTAGAACATGAACCATGTAAATTATTTATAACCTAAACATGTACCATGCACCATGTTGTTACGAATTAAATTCACATCTCTACCGTCTAAATCTACACCTTTAATGTATTAATCACCTGTGCCATGTAAATTGATTACTTATGCTATTAGTATTAAAAGTTGTATCTTGTGCAGATTTAAGATGGTGGGATGCGGATTTAACCCCTCCTTATTCATTCTTTATCACTTGTTAAAATAGAACATATGAGATTAAAATCACAACCATCTTGTCACTTGCCTACCAATTATTGATCATGAATTCATTAACGTAAAATGTGCCATGACTCACGAGTAGATATAAGATATAACCAATTTGATGTCTTGTATGTCTTGTCAGAATAACGTGCCTTTGTAAACCCAATTTTCTAAAGACAGTCGAATAAGTTTTTTGATTCAGATTAATTCTGTTTTTTGTCATGGAGTGTAGAGAAATTGCAGGGAGATCTTCCCAGTCCAgcttgaaaaaagaagaaggcaTGTTCCAGTTTACAAAGAAGGCGGTGTCGATCAGCTTGAAGAAAGGAGAAGGCGTGACTTTAAAACCACGCCTTTTCCTAGCACAACTGAATTGTGCTTCTGTTATGAGCAAGTGGAGCTGATTATTCTAGAATCCCACATGTCCTTACCTTATTGGCCTGTTTAGAAGTTAGTTAGTCCGGAAATGGCCATCAAAGGATCCTAGTGATAGCtaagttttgtcattttttccAATTGGTTGTAAAAGGAGACTTGGCTCTGCTAGTCTccctcctttctctctctcacatTTTTTGCTTCATTCTTTCCCCTTCACTCTGAATCCGTTGTTTCTGTTTCTGTAATTGATTTCCCAAGTTATTAATGAGAAGCCGAATTCATTATTTTCTTTCAAATTCCTGTTCCATTCAATTTCTTGTTAAGAACTAGTTCACTGCTGCTGCAAATAATCTGTCACCATTGCTGTAATCTGGTTGTATAccataacatttttttcttttatttgtcatAGAAATGTTTTATGTCAAATTGTGTCTTTAGTAACACCAAAGAGAAATGGTACTGTAGTCAATCCGTAACACCTTCTATCAGCAATAGGTCCTAATATTCTTTCTATCAAGGGAGGTATATGagcatttcaaaagtttggGGGGAGACAAGTGAAATAGCGATAAATCTCGTAAACTTAATTACTCATTTTTTTGTCTCCTATTTAGCATGCCTAATTAAAACGAATTAATCAGTCGTATGGATATTCGGGTTTTACCCATGTTCATATTCAACTCTCCACTAACCAATTCTTTTTCCATAATTTCTCTCTTTTAACAACTTAatcattttaaataaattttaattatattttgttacattttcctctctcttctaacaaactttattattatttttttttataaattgacttaatttattttatccaTATATATCATTTTATTTGGTGTTATTTTAATTGTTACTTCATTAATGTTGCTAGAAACTTCCCTTCGTGAAGAAAATATGCTTTGGCATCTTTGATATTTAGTTGAATAAAGACGCATAGTTTTTGgcttttaattatatataaagttaataatttattcaaaGATTAATACACTACTTGAAAACCTAGATACAAAATATAAGTATTCACaaatatataagaaaattatttttcttttgaactcttcatgcttacATAAATTCACAACTAATACTAATATAAAAAGAAACCTTTCTACAGGTTGAAATGCCTGTATGGCAATTGGTCATGATAGTCAAATCCCATGTTTGAAGTCATCTAGAAAACTGATGAAGCTTACAGAAAGAAACCAACTACAACCAAGAAGTCACCAGAAGGATTAGCACTGCTCTTCCTGATCTGATTACCTCGATCCAATACCTTCTTTTCCTTCTCGTCCATAGGAGCCATAAGTTGTTCAAGTTCATGGAACTCCGAATCTTCAACACGGGGCACATTTCTCAACAAGCTTGGCATCATCTTTGAATCTGCAGTTAAAAGCCCCTGCTTTTGCCCCAATTTCCTTAAAATCTAGTTCTTCTTGCTTGGCTTAATTCTTTTGGCTTCGTCCCGCAAACAAATCACATGCTGGAACCGTTGCAGATATTTCGGACTTCTTCTTGATCATCATGCCGGaactctcattttcttcttcttctttgtcatGCCTCACAGGCAGTGATAAAGACAATGGCAAATCCATCTGATTCGGATCACACCCGTTCCTCTTTTTACCACCAAGCATATATTGTACTTCTTGATGATCATCATATCATGCATGATTAGTGCTTTAACATTTGAGCTATGTCCGAACTCTGACGAAAGAGATGAATCTTGAGGAATTATCAATGTAATTCAGCAATGTtattgaaagaaaaagggagaaagagAGCGAATGAGATGGAGAACTGAATAAAAGGGGGATTTGTTGCAACTGAACGAAATTGATTTTACATAAAGAAACTACACATAAACAAGCACTCCAAACATGACGGTCTCAATAACAACAGAATAGCtctgttgaattggattttcaAACGCTAAACTATAATCAACTGGGCTCTGGGAGGTAGTTTCCTCTGAAGCTCCTTCGCACTTAGTAAAGCAGCTTCCCTGTTCCCTGGCATTGGACAGAGCTCTTCATTCCATGATGTTCGAGTATAACGAGGAATTCGGCAATCAACTATGATCTTCTCTAGTGAAATGGCAGTCTCGAGCAAATAATTGGCAAGCTGAACATCGGTCTTGATCCCAGCCCAACCAACAAATTCGATCACGTTGAGACACTTGTGACTGTATCTCCTTGCTTGCTCTTCCCACTCCTTCTCACACACGTCTAACATTCCTTGGTTTCTAAATACTTCTGGATTTGATAAGGTTTGGTGTCTTGTTGCCCAATCAATGTCATACTTCAATGTCAGCGTAATTAGTCCAGGAGATGCACCTATGATGGAGCTGAAGAAGAGAGCACTTTCATCGGCAACTGCTACAAATTTCAATTCCAagtgcttaaggttgctgaatTTCGGAAAATTAGATGGAAAACCTACGCATCTTGCTGAACCCTACACTCGAGATGTTAAAAGCAGAAGTTAATGGTTAAAAGCAAACCAGCACTAGCGAACAATTTAGGAAACAAAGACAAACAAGTAGCACATAAATAAAAATGCAGAAACTGTTAATCGATATTACCGTGAACCTCAGATCCAATTCCAGTTTCTCCAGCCGAGAGAGATACAAAGAACTTGGAGAATTGATGATGAACTTCTCACAGTATTGATTACTAAAGGAAACTAAAGCGAGTTCTGGAACTTCTATTAGGCATATGTTTATCCTTGGCCCGGCGTATTTGAAAGATACAAGACTTGCAGCTGAAACCTCAACATTCTGCAACTTCTGGCAATATCCAATCTCCAAGTGCTTCAACTTGAGTGACTGACCCGAAACTCTGAAGTTTTGCAGAGAGGAAGAATTTTCCACCGTTAGTTGCTCGAGGAAAGGACATGTTGATAAGAAGTATGCCAGATCTTCTTCAGTTATCGAAACAGACTTCAAGCACAGGACTGTTAGTCTGTCAAAACTCGGAAAATCAGAAGGTAAATCCAGCAACCAGGACGGGAAAGTATAGACACTATCAGAACACGTATAACATCCGGCAGCTGCAGTCAGATCCAC
This region of Coffea arabica cultivar ET-39 chromosome 3c, Coffea Arabica ET-39 HiFi, whole genome shotgun sequence genomic DNA includes:
- the LOC140037948 gene encoding F-box/LRR-repeat protein At3g26922-like, with protein sequence MEKKAKKARSAPPQSRQMDWIDQLPEEILGNILSRMAMKEATRTSILSRRWRNLWKVYGSHLDFDASETMRLMFDGVKERHIEAPKYRDWVNQVLDSHEGSSLERLRIAFDLGGSYIYATAVDKWIDFAIVKRVQRLEVDLTAAAGCYTCSDSVYTFPSWLLDLPSDFPSFDRLTVLCLKSVSITEEDLAYFLSTCPFLEQLTVENSSSLQNFRVSGQSLKLKHLEIGYCQKLQNVEVSAASLVSFKYAGPRINICLIEVPELALVSFSNQYCEKFIINSPSSLYLSRLEKLELDLRFTGSARCVGFPSNFPKFSNLKHLELKFVAVADESALFFSSIIGASPGLITLTLKYDIDWATRHQTLSNPEVFRNQGMLDVCEKEWEEQARRYSHKCLNVIEFVGWAGIKTDVQLANYLLETAISLEKIIVDCRIPRYTRTSWNEELCPMPGNREAALLSAKELQRKLPPRAQLIIV